The Dyadobacter subterraneus genome window below encodes:
- the uvrA gene encoding excinuclease ABC subunit UvrA yields MKDLNGIELAEQDLIEVQGAREHNLKNIDVNIPRNKLVVVTGISGSGKSSLAFDTIYAEGQRRYMESFSAYARGFIGEMERPDVDKISGLSPVISIEQKTTSRNPRSTVGTVTEIYDFLRLLYARAGEAYSYVTGRKMVKQSQDQIVNQLMTQFLGQKTILLAPAVKGRKGHYRELFVQIARLGYTKVRVDGEVQDIVPKMQLDRYKVHDIEIVVDRVVPKTEKEDPQSRFRLSQSVATAIKQGKGALMVLDEKGETYYFSQNLMDPESGISYDDPSPNNFSFNSPYGWCPTCQGLGLVEEITEDSIMPDRSLSISKGGIAPMGEYREAWIFKQLEVLLKPFKVNLTTPLEKFPEEAIKVVLYGSEEPVAVPSKKYPGTEWDTKFDGIINFLKRQQETGNDKIQDWLKDFMTINTCPECNGKRLRKESLHFKVDGKDIADLSNRDVRDLSNWLEGLEDRLEERQKIIGHEVLKEIRKRVGFLLDVGLDYLTLNRALRTLSGGEAQRIRLATQIGTQLTGVLYIMDEPSIGLHQRDNVRLINSLKSLRDLGNTVLVVEHDKDMMLASDYIVDIGPGAGRHGGNVVGAGTPEEFLKNGSSTADYLSGRQKIEIPKVRRKGNGNYLSLRGCTGHNLKNVTMAFPLGTMISVTGVSGSGKSSLIHETLFPLLNHHFYKSRREPLAYKSIEGLENIDKVIEVDQSPIGRTPRSNPATYTNLFTDIRTLFAELPEAKIRGYKPGRFSFNVKGGRCEDCEGAGMKRIEMDFLPDVHVNCETCKGKRFNRETLEVRFKGKSVADILDMTVETALDFFENQPRILRKVQTLFDVGLGYITLGQHATTLSGGEAQRVKLSEELSKRDTGKTLYILDEPTTGLHFQDIKHLLVVLDKLVEKGNTVLIIEHNLDVVKVSDYVIDLGPEGGALGGKIIAEGTPEKVSKVKGSYTGFFLKEELKG; encoded by the coding sequence TTGAAAGATTTGAATGGAATTGAACTCGCAGAGCAGGACCTGATAGAAGTACAGGGCGCACGTGAGCATAATTTGAAAAATATTGATGTCAATATTCCACGGAATAAACTGGTCGTGGTGACTGGAATCAGCGGCAGTGGTAAATCTTCCCTGGCTTTTGATACGATTTATGCGGAAGGTCAAAGGCGTTATATGGAAAGTTTTTCAGCTTACGCCCGTGGATTTATCGGAGAAATGGAGCGGCCGGATGTGGATAAAATCAGTGGATTGTCGCCGGTTATCAGTATTGAACAAAAAACAACTTCGCGAAATCCGCGTTCAACCGTTGGAACAGTTACAGAAATTTATGACTTCCTGAGGTTACTATACGCAAGAGCAGGCGAAGCTTATTCTTATGTTACAGGCAGAAAAATGGTGAAGCAATCGCAGGATCAGATTGTGAACCAGCTAATGACACAGTTTTTAGGACAAAAAACAATTCTCTTAGCGCCTGCCGTAAAAGGAAGAAAAGGACATTACCGTGAGCTTTTTGTTCAGATTGCACGCTTAGGTTATACCAAAGTGCGTGTCGATGGAGAAGTGCAGGATATTGTTCCAAAAATGCAGCTGGATCGTTACAAGGTTCATGATATTGAAATTGTGGTGGACCGGGTTGTTCCAAAAACTGAAAAGGAAGATCCGCAGTCGAGATTCCGGTTGAGCCAATCGGTGGCAACAGCAATCAAGCAGGGAAAAGGTGCTTTGATGGTTTTGGATGAAAAGGGAGAAACCTACTATTTCTCTCAAAACCTGATGGATCCGGAATCGGGGATCAGTTATGATGATCCTTCTCCCAACAACTTTTCGTTCAACTCGCCTTATGGCTGGTGCCCTACTTGCCAGGGATTAGGTTTGGTTGAAGAAATTACGGAAGATTCCATCATGCCGGATCGTTCTCTATCCATTAGTAAGGGTGGAATTGCACCGATGGGAGAATATCGGGAAGCCTGGATTTTCAAACAACTGGAAGTTTTGCTGAAACCTTTCAAAGTAAATCTTACCACACCACTCGAAAAATTTCCGGAAGAGGCAATAAAAGTTGTGCTTTATGGAAGTGAGGAGCCTGTGGCGGTTCCTTCAAAAAAATATCCGGGAACAGAATGGGATACCAAATTTGATGGAATTATCAATTTCCTGAAACGTCAGCAGGAAACCGGAAATGATAAAATCCAGGATTGGCTTAAAGATTTCATGACCATCAATACTTGTCCGGAATGTAATGGCAAGCGTTTGAGAAAAGAATCTTTGCATTTCAAGGTAGACGGAAAAGATATTGCTGATTTGTCAAATCGTGATGTACGTGATTTGTCAAACTGGCTGGAAGGTCTTGAAGATCGGCTTGAAGAAAGACAAAAAATCATTGGTCACGAGGTTTTAAAAGAAATTCGGAAACGGGTTGGTTTCTTATTGGACGTTGGCCTTGATTATCTGACTTTGAACCGTGCCCTTCGTACCCTTTCGGGTGGAGAAGCGCAGCGTATCCGATTGGCAACACAAATTGGAACACAGCTTACCGGAGTTTTATATATTATGGATGAGCCGAGTATCGGACTTCATCAACGGGATAATGTCAGACTTATCAATTCTTTGAAAAGTCTGCGTGATCTTGGCAATACGGTATTGGTAGTTGAGCATGATAAAGATATGATGCTTGCTTCCGATTATATTGTTGATATTGGTCCGGGTGCAGGCCGTCATGGTGGAAATGTAGTAGGTGCCGGAACGCCTGAGGAATTTCTGAAAAACGGTTCTTCAACCGCTGATTATTTGAGCGGAAGACAAAAAATTGAAATTCCCAAAGTTCGTCGGAAAGGAAATGGAAATTATCTTTCATTAAGAGGATGTACAGGCCATAACCTTAAAAATGTGACAATGGCATTTCCTTTGGGAACGATGATTTCTGTTACGGGAGTTAGTGGAAGTGGAAAATCATCTTTGATTCACGAAACACTCTTTCCGTTATTGAACCATCATTTTTATAAGTCAAGAAGAGAACCGCTTGCTTATAAATCGATTGAAGGTTTGGAAAATATTGATAAAGTTATTGAAGTTGATCAGTCGCCAATCGGACGAACTCCACGTTCAAATCCGGCTACTTACACCAATCTTTTCACAGATATCCGTACACTTTTTGCAGAATTGCCGGAAGCTAAAATCCGGGGTTACAAACCTGGCCGTTTTTCTTTCAACGTAAAAGGCGGAAGATGTGAGGATTGTGAAGGTGCAGGAATGAAGCGTATTGAAATGGATTTTCTTCCGGATGTGCATGTGAACTGTGAAACCTGCAAAGGAAAACGTTTCAATCGTGAAACTTTGGAAGTTCGATTTAAAGGAAAATCTGTTGCGGATATTCTGGATATGACGGTTGAAACGGCTCTGGATTTCTTTGAAAATCAGCCCCGGATTTTGAGAAAAGTTCAAACACTTTTTGACGTAGGTTTAGGGTATATAACACTTGGCCAACATGCTACGACACTTTCAGGTGGTGAAGCACAACGTGTGAAATTGTCTGAGGAATTGTCAAAACGTGATACCGGTAAAACGCTGTACATTTTGGATGAGCCGACAACCGGTCTGCATTTTCAGGATATAAAACATCTTCTGGTGGTTCTTGACAAACTTGTTGAAAAAGGAAATACGGTTTTGATTATTGAACATAATCTCGATGTTGTCAAAGTCTCAGATTACGTAATTGATCTTGGTCCGGAAGGTGGGGCGTTAGGAGGAAAAATTATTGCCGAGGGAACGCCTGAAAAAGTTTCGAAAGTCAAAGGAAGTTATACCGGGTTTTTCTTAAAAGAGGAATTGAAAGGATGA